A segment of the Lycium ferocissimum isolate CSIRO_LF1 chromosome 5, AGI_CSIRO_Lferr_CH_V1, whole genome shotgun sequence genome:
tcaaatatgattaattatattttgttaGTGATAATGGAATAAAAACAGTAAAGTAGTTGAAACGATAATTGGCTAGATCAAggttattaaatttttatttttttaagtgaAAGTTGCATAGATATGGAATTGTGTCACATTTTGAGATGTCCCAATATGGAAGGAATAACGTGTATCTTTATTTCTGGAATATGTTTACTTTCAAGATGCCTTGGTGATGAAATGGTAACACGGGAGACTCAATATCTAGTGCTAAAGAGCGTGCTAAAGAGAGTGATTACTAATAGCAAAAGATTAACATCTCTCCGCCCTTATTAGTAGTAGCGACCATCAGGTAATTTCGTGCTGTAAAACGACAGATTGGTAAACTCAATCATGTCCCTCTATTGTGTATGAAGTTTATGATTTTAGTTGGTGTAAATTCAATCACCTAAAATTAAGATGATAAGAAATTCTCCATTGGTAGCAAATGGTTATCCATTAAGCGGAAGAAACCTTATTTAGAAAGCATAAAACATAAAGAACCCGCCAAGATATTCTAACTTCTTggaaaatgataaaaagaaCCCCTATTGTCACTTAAAAAACGCTCTTCAATGAACTAGACAATCAATGGGTTTCTACCAACAAATGAAAAGTaataatttgaagaagaaaattttaattgaCTTGAAGTTCTAGACAAGGAATCTTTCTGGCgagcaaaaatattttatacaatgTTGTgagttatttcatttttcattactCAAAATCTCCTACTAGGAGAAGAGAGATTTAGTTTGGGAAGGAGTGAttaaatttaatacattaccatTTATTTATGCAAGATTTTAGTAATATTCATAtactttatgttgattgttttgTAGTTGAGGGAGGATTGATAGCTTCAAAGGTATATCGTGTAACTACTTTGATGGTACAATATGTAGTACCGAAAGTAATAGTAATTTGTAATTTGTATAATTTATACTCTTAGAAAAGTTGTACTTATGGAATCGAGATTTTTACATGTTATGCTAATTGCCAGGTGTAAAAAGTTGTACTTGTGTAATTGCCAATTGCCAAACAGCCAAGTAAAAAATGGGACAatccaaacaaacaagaaaGAGAGGATCAAAGAAATTTATTTCAACCAAGGAGGAAGGAAAACACAGTATTATAACTCGTGGACACATTAAAAAACATCTAGCGAACAAGAGACACACGAGCTCTCAGTTGACCTTCAATCTATGtcactcggactcttcaaaaatgaacacgggtgcgtgtcggatcctccaaaagcaGTGCATTTTTGAAGAATCCGACACAGGTGGGGcatcatttttggagagtccgagcaacatagcctTCAACTCCAACAACTCAAACTATTCTGAAGCAGACCTAATGGGCTTACCCACAACAAAACGCCCAACATGTTCACCAAGCCCAGTCTTCTTTTTACAACCATCAAGTGAAACGGATAACTCATAAGGAGGTGCATCAGAAGCCAACCATTGTTCCACATAGAATATGGACTGGCTACATTGCTTGTGTGGTCCAGTGAATGTTGTCTCAACGAAATCCAAGAACCATCCATGGTGATCACCCGACCCATCGGACGTAATGTTAAGCCTGCAAATTGGTGGGCTAAGACATTGGCCTCTACCAGTGAAGATGTCAACATTACCTCTTTCGTAGTAATCATAATTTGGGCCCATTAAACCCCACTTCTCTAAATCTGGAATCCACACTGATTTTCCAGTAGCATCACCAAGTGTAGCACTGATTTTGGAGTCAGTTCCACCCTTTATGATTGATCCGGTTCGAACATACAGAGTATACACACAGTCTTCCTGCATCACCAAGATATTGTATAAGACATCATTTTCCAAAGATAACTGGTTGGTCTACGAAAGCTCGAATTGTCTATCAGCTGGAATATTGCTCAATGTATTTTTTCTTAACGTGTATTGATCAGGAGCAGTAAATATCTATCCCAATCCAACTTCTTCACCAAGAATccaaattaatcaaatttcaaaCTTTGATTTACTGCTCCTTGATCAAACTTAGCTTTCAATCATTActtcaatattttcttctattaccaataatatatactccctaagtttcaatttatgtggcatattTTGAgagttttagaaaaataaaaaaaatattggtcttaaacatgccataaCATTTATGCGGCtatattagtaaaaaaaaaaaaaacatttatgcGGCTATAAAAGCTTGTCAATAAtggtaaaatgagaagttcaagttaaattattttcaaatttagaaaggTGTCCTTACATTTTGCAATGGACTAATGAAGAAATAATATCACTCTTTGATGAACGGAAAAGTAAATCAATATCTTATACAGATCATGGTCGAgcatcatcatattcattggAATGGAGAGGAAACtatttactactccctccggatcaaaaagagtgtccactgagccttttttaattgaagaaaaagagtgtccacttatcgaATCAAGAAAGAACTGTGTGATCAAATCctaatacctatttaattaagggcaatttagtcaaattacatttttttctttctaggagttattattattttcttacttGGTGCAAATATGGTAAGATGGTTTCGACGCTTTTGATTATGAAAGTATAAAACAATGTCAGCATTATATGTGTTGTATTGCCTGCGTTCAGCAATAACTGTACTACAGATTCAGATCTCAAGCGCATGAATGAAAAGAAGCACgctaatcaaaagttagtataaAAGTGCGTCGATTCAAAAAATAGAGAGGAAGACAAAGCATAATCATAAAGCACATTTACATTTTACTGAATCTGGATGATGCAataattacaaaaaagaaacatatGATCTGTAATCAAAGGCAGGATTTTCGAATATGTGAAAACAGAAAAGATATAAAAGTATACATTGGACCATGAAAATGGGACTCGATCTCAAAGTAGGATAAGTTGATCTCAAGCTAATTGTAAGATTAGGGATGTAATAAGTATAGTGAGGACTTACAGATGAATCAGCtgagagaaagaaagtgaaaacaaTAGCAAAGAGGAAGTGGCGATtcgtcatctttctttctttcttgatttccaAACGTGGCCTTGAGAGAGTGGTGACAGACTATTAAACTAGCACCCTCCATTATAAAGCCAATACTAGGCCGCATAGTTACAGAT
Coding sequences within it:
- the LOC132056706 gene encoding PLAT domain-containing protein 3-like, encoding MTNRHFLFAIVFTFFLSADSSEDCVYTLYVRTGSIIKGGTDSKISATLGDATGKSVWIPDLEKWGLMGPNYDYYERGNVDIFTGRGQCLSPPICRLNITSDGSGDHHGWFLDFVETTFTGPHKQCSQSIFYVEQWLASDAPPYELSVSLDGCKKKTGLGEHVGRFVVGKPIRSASE